The DNA segment TAGGAGTTTGAAAATCATTTACAATATATACCTTGACAGGCATTCAACACTTGCTATATTATGAAGTAGGCTCTTCAATTGAAAATGATTATCATTTTCATAATATCACTAAATGGGAGGTACAGAAAGATGAAATTACATAAAAAAACTAGTTTTTTTACGGTTCTTGCCCTTTTTACACTAATCGTACTGGCGGCCTGTGGAAGTACAAATGAGGAAGAAACAAATGCAGAAGGTACATCTGCAAGCGATGAATCAAGTTACACTGTAGAACATGCAATGGGTACAACAGAAATTAGCGGCACTCCAGAAAAAGTCGTTATTCTAACAAACGAAGGAACAGAAGCACTGTTATCTATGGGGGTTAAACCCGTTGGTGCTGTAGAGTCTTGGTTAGGAGATCCTTGGTATAATCATATTAGTGAAGACATGCAAGGCGTGGAAGTCGTAGGAGTGGAAAGTGAAATTAACTTGGAAAAAATTGCTTCTTTAAAACCTGACTTAATTATCGGTAATAAAATGCGTCAAGAAGATATGTACAGCAAGCTGAGTCAGATTGCCCCAACTGTATTCTCTGAAACATTAAGAGGAGATTGGCAAGAAAACTTTAAACTCTACGCTAAAGCTTTAAACCGTGAGGACAAAGGAGAAGAAGTTCTTAATGACTTTGATGCCCATGTTGAAAAAGTAAGAAAAAGCCTTGGTGATAAAGTAAATCAAGAGATATCTGTTGTACGTTTCATGGCTGGAACAACTAGAATCTATTGGAAAGACTCATTTTCCGGTATTATTCTTGAACAGATTGGTTTTAACCGCGTAGAAGAACAAAAGAAATTATTCGATGAAGATAACAAAATGGGTGTATTTGCTGTAGAAGTTGGCAAAGAGTTAATCCCTGAGATGGACGGAGATCATATTTTCCACTTCACTTATGCGCCAGATGGCGACAAGGAAGCACTGGCAACAGAAGAAGAATGGACAACGAATCCACTTTGGAAGAAACTGAGTGCCGTCCAGGAAGGTAACGTAAAAAAAGTTGATGACGCGATTTGGAATACAGCAGGCGGGGTCATTGCAGCCAATAAAATGCTTGAGGACATAGAAGAATATTTTAAGTAAGACTTGTAAAGCAGGCTTAGGGTTATCCCTCGCCTGCTTTTTCGTTGTTTTATAATAAACACTTTTCCAACACGATCAAGGATAAACACATAAGAAGATCACTATTCCAAAGAGGGGGAATTTTTTAATGGTAACTAGGAGCATTCCGCATAATACCTAACCTATTTCACTTGTGTTTACGCAAGCCCTCACTTAAGGTTAAAGAAACTGTTCTTGTGGAGGGGTACGAATTGTGGAACCAAACGAAATTAACCGAAACGTTAGACATTAAGTTTCCAATTATCCAAGCAGGCATGGCTGGCGGAGTCACTACGTCAGAAATTGTAGCCTCTGTTTCAAATGCCGGGGCACTAGGGTCGCTAGGAGCAGGGTATATGGACCCTAAGGAAATGCAGACGCTCATTCAAGACATTAAACAAAAGACGAAACATCCATTTGCAGTAAATGTATTTGTTCCCGAAACACCAAAACACAACCCAGAACAAATAGAAAAAGCCAACAAGCTGTTACAGCCTTTCTTAAATGACTTAGCAATAAAAGCAAACGATGGTGAAGTCCCCCGTGTATTTGAGCAGCAAATCGACAAAATCATTGAAGAGCAAGTGCCGATTTGCAGCTTTACGTTCGGGATTCCATCCAAACCTGTGATCGATAAATTAAAAGAACATCATATTTTGTTAGTTGGCACAGCAACTACCGTCAAAGAAGCGATTCTAAATGAAGAAGCAGGAATGGATGCAGTGGTTGCTCAAGGAAGTGAAGCCGGAGGACATCGAGGGACATTCGATCGTCCATTTGAAAACTCCATGATCGGAACAATGTCGTTGGTACCTCAGACGGTTGATCATGTGTCTATTCCTGTCATTGCCGCTGGCGGGATAATGGATGCCCGCGGCGTAATCGCTGCCCTGATGTTGGGTGCTCAAGGAGTGCAAATGGGAACTGCCTTTGTTACTAGTGAAGAGAGCGGAGCTAAGAAGCAACATAAGGAAGCGATTACTACTAGTACAGAAGACGCTACTACAGTGACCACTACATTTAGCGGGAAACCAGCCAGAGGGATAGATAACCAGTTCATTCAGGAGATGCGCCAACACGAGAATATTTTGCCGGATTATCCTATTCAGAACACATTAACAAAAGGGATAAGAAAGGCAGCTGCTGAACAAAACAAACCTCACTATATGTCGCTCTGGGCTGGACAGAGTCCACTACTCAGCCAGAAAACATCTGCAACAGATCTTTTATTAAGTATCATAAAAGATACAGAAGTGATTCTCACAACATTTAATAACGATTCATAAACAGGCTGTTCTTCCCCCGACAGCCTGTTTTTCATTCAACCTTATCTCTTCTAGAGGACAAAGTCACCCCATCCAAACACAATCACTAAACTCATAGGTGGTTAACCAATATCGTCCTCCTTCATATAGCTATAAGAGCACTAATTTATATGGAGGCGGGCGCCATGACATTACCAGTTGTAGATTTAGGATTAATGGCCGAACATTTGACCACACATAAAGGGATAATTAGTAAACTTAAACGTTACCACAGCATGGTATCCATCGTAGCCTTGAAAGAGATCCTCAGCATACAAAAAATACGATGAGTGCTCACGTCAGAGTGATGTTAACCTTGATGAATCCCTACCATAGTGGATATGTTGAAGTACCCCCTTTGCTGTATTCTATGAAAAACCCATCTTCTGCCGACGCATTCGGCCACCACAGTTTTTCTCATGATAACAAATGGATCGCTCTAGAATCACATGCTGCATCAAAGTCTATGGCAGAAACAAACTTTACCTCTGCCCTTATGATGAGGGACACAAATGTTAGGTATGCCCATATTGAAATGGCATTACAGCAGATAACATTGCAAGAAGGTTTTGCAGAAGTGATTAAGCAAAGAGGATGGTCATTCTCACCCCATGTTGGTGTAGCTGATCAAATCAACACTTACCAGCATTTTCAGACCCTTTTTCATGAATACAATTAATACAAACAAAAATAGGAAACCGCCATTCTCCCGAAAAGGTAATTGGCAGTTTCCTATTTTTGTTTCTCAAGTATACTTATAGAACAAATCAACAATACTTAAACCAATACTGATGAACAAATTGGGAAGCTGGTTCTCCATTGGTAACCCAGAATCCACCGTGCTCATACTTTTTGCTTGTCTAACATCTTCTGTATCATTATTAATTTCACTTAGTTGAAAGGAGGATAGGATCTTACCATTCTGATCGGTAATATGCAAGCTGCCGTCTTCTTTCACTTCTTTTTTCACTTGCTCATTTAATGGATGAGTAAAATATAACTTTTTTGAGGTTATATAATCTGTTCCCTCACCCACAAATGTTGTCCCTTTTGGAATACTGGAAGTCTCGAAATTTCCGAATCCATACTCCAGTAACTTCATTGTATCATTATATGCGCCCCGTTGAGCATCACTATTCAAAGTGATAATAATTAAACTAACGTTCTCTTTCTTAGCCGTGGTAGCCAAAGTGAATCCCGACTGATCCACATAACCGGTTTTTCCACCTGTGATAATTTCCTCGTATGGCTTTTTCCTCATTAGTTTATGATGGGAAAAAAGTGTTGTATCCCAGGCCTCACCACTCCATTCAAACTTTTTTGTGCCAAATATGTTTCTAAACACTTCATTTTCCATGGCATACCGAGTAATGGTTGCTAAGTCTTCTGCTGTAGTTACATGTTCAGAGTTAAAAAGGCCGTGGGGATTTTTAAAATGGGTGTTTTTTACACCAATGTCATTCTTTAAGTAGTTGTTTATCTCAGTAGCGAACTGATCCACAGTGCCACTCAGGTGTTCAGCAATCGCTACACCAGCATCATTACCTGAATTGATCAACAACCCCTGAAGGAGTTTCTTTAGAGTTACTTGTTCCCCTTCTTCAAGATAGACCCTAGTACCCTCAGTATGCCTTGCGTTTTTGCTGACTGTAACCTTCTCATCTAGGTCAGCATTTTCTATCGTGTAAATGGCGGTTGCAATTTTAGTTAGGCTAGCAGGATACTTTTGGGCCTTCGCATTCTTCTCGTAAATTACTTCGCCCGACTTGGCATCCATAACAATGGCAGCTTCGCTTACTATGGTTGGGGGAGAGGCATCCGATTGAGCAAATGTCGTGGGAACCAATAACGAATAGATAGTTATTACAGCTGTTATGATCAGTAGCATTTTTTTCATGTTATTGCCTCCCCATACTATTAATATAAACTTCATAAAACTGAATTACCTAACTTTCTGCTTGCTTATAAAAAATAATACCTTGAAGTTTTGCACACCACTCCGAAAAATGCACACCATGTCCGTCTATCGACATGGTGTGCATTACTTATTGCTTTTATCATCTAGAAGTTTACATAGTTTCTAGGGTTAGTAGAATTACTCTTTGATGCATTCCAAGAACCTTCATGTAATTCAAAATGCAAGTGTGGTCCGGTGGAATTACCAGTTGTACCCATCAGACCAAGTTGTGTCCCTTTACTTACAGATTGACCGGTGCTTACATTACGGTTTTGCATATGGGCATAAACAGTTGTGTATACTTGTCCATCAATATAGTGTGTAATAAATACAACATTTCCATAACTGCTAGAATAATAGGATTTTAATACTGTACCGGAAGCAGCCGCTACAACTGGTCTTCCGTTCCCTCCAATATCAATCCCTGGATGTTGGCTTCCCCCGCGGGGACCATATCCAGAAGTAACAGGGCCGCTGGCTGGACGCATGAAATTACTACTAGAAGCGACTGGCGCAGGTGTTGGCTCTGGAGCAGGTGAACTGCTTGCACTTACGCTGTTAGAGTTAGAGCTAGAGCCAGAGTCGGAGTCGGAGTTAGCGTCAGAACTGCCAGCTTGTGCTTCTTTGGCTGCAGCAGCTTCTCTTTGTCTTTCAAGTTCACGCTGTCTTTCCAGCTCCTGTTGTCTCTCAATCTCTGCTTGGATTTGTGACTGTTCACTTTTTGCATTTTCAATTGCCTGTTGTATCGTTGCTTCCTGATTACTCAATATCGATTGTTCTTCTTCTAGATCCATTTTATGCTTGTGAAGCTGTTCATGCTGAAGTTCAAGATCAGCCATCAGCTCTTCTTTTTCTGCTAATTTCCCATCAAGTTCCTGCTTAATAGCATCTAATTCTTGTTTCTGTTTCTCTAATTCCTGCTTTTGCTTCTCTAATTCTTGCTTTCTTTCTTCTACTTCAACTTTCTTTTCCTCTAGCAGTTTTTTCTCAGCCATATGGGTATCCATGATATCTTTGTCCTGGTCCATAATCGTTGTTACTGCAGATGCGCGATCAATGAAATCCCCAAAGTTTTGGGAGCCCATAATTACTTCTAAATATTTAATGTCTCCACCGCTTTGCTGCATAGCACGTAAACGCTCTGTTAAAAGCTCTTCTCTTTTCTCAATACGTTTCTTGAGTGCTTTTATTTCTTCTTCCAACTTTTTGATCTCTGCTTCATTTCTCTGAATGGCTTCTTCATTTTTTTTAATCTCGTCTTCTTTAGCGCGAAGTTTTTCTTGAGTCTCTGATAGTTCCTTATCAATTGAAGCGATCTGAGACTCTGTTTCTGACTGCTCTTCTTCATTCTCTGAAATTTTACTTTGAGTTTCTTCTTTCTTCTCTGAAATCTCACCTTGCTGTTCATTTACACTGCCTTGTTCACCTTGTAAGTCATTTAACTTGTCTTTCACGTTATCTAGTTCTGAATTGGCCAATACACTTCCCGTTGTGGATAGTAGGGACCCTGCTACGAATAAAACCGCAAACATTGCTGTGTTTATCTTTTTCATCGAATCCTTTCTCCTCCCCATATCTTATACTTTTAAGAATTTACGAACACTCATTACGCTTCCCCAAACGCCAATGAAGGCCCCAATTGCCAAAATAATTCCTGATAGCTGCAAGGCAAATGGATAAAATGGCAGCAGTTCAATAAATTCAAATTGAATCTTATCTCGCAAGTTGAAATAAAGATAATAATACCCTGTACCTACCGCAGCAATTGGAATAATTGATCCAAGGACACCTAATAGCAGTCCCTCGATAAAAAACGGCCAACGGATAAACGAATTCGTTGCTCCAACCAGTTTCATAATTCCAATTTCCTTGCGTCGAGCGATAATTGTTATTTTGATCGTATTTGAAATAAGAAAGATAGCTGTAAAGACAAGTCCAATAATTAATGCCAGTCCGATTGTTCTTGCATATTGGTTAAACTGGAAAATCTGCTGAGCGACTTCTTCACCGTAATCTACCTGATACACATGCTCCATCTGTTCTATTTCTTCCGCTATATCAACCGCATCTATAAGGTTTTCCGGTTTAATAACAAACGCGTCATTTAAAGGGTTACTTTGTTTAAATAATTCAAAAGCTTGTCCCTTATCACCAAGACTATCAATCAGTTGATTTAATTCTTCTTCTTTTGAAGAAAAAGAAATCGCTCCAACTTCAGAAATGTCCTCAATTTGTTCCCTTAGATTAGTAATTTGCTCCTCTGAAGCTGTCAGCTCAAGTAAGACTTTAACTTCTACATCATCTTCAATATTTGACGCGATCTCGTTCAAATTAAGCATGAGTGCCAAAAAAACACCGACAAGCAACAGTGTTGTCGTCACAGCTCCAATCGCGGAAACAGTCATCCATCCGTTACGCCAAACACTTTTACTTCCTTCACGTGTGTGTCTGCCGAGGGTTCTAAATTTCATAGCCGTATTCCCCCCGTGCTTCATCCCTTACGATTTGCCCATCCTCAATTGCAATCACACGTCTGCGTATGGTGTTTACAATCTCTTGACTATGAGTAGCCATAAGAACTGTAGTCCCATTTCCGTTAATTTCCTCTAGGATGTGCATGATTTCCCATGAGGTATCAGGATCCAAGTTCCCCGTGGGTTCGTCTGCAATGAGCAGTTTCGGATGATTGACAATTGCACGTGCGATCGATACTCTCTGTTGCTCTCCCCCAGACAATTCATCGGGAATAAACCGAGCCTTATTTTTCAAACGCACTTGATCCAGAACGTCCATAACGCGACGTCGAATTTGATTTGGAGATTCTTCAATAACCTCTAAAGCAAATGCGACGTTTTCATAAACGGTTAATCTGGGAAGTAATCGAAAATCTTGGTAAACTACACCAATATTTCGGCGTAAATATGGAACTTTCCGCTCTTTAATCGTTGCTAAATTATAATCGTTAACAATAACTGACCCTTCACTTGGCTTTTCTTCACGGAACATCAACTTCGTAAAAGTTGACTTCCCTGCACCACTTGGACCAACTATATAAACAAATTCCCCTTGATCAATATGTACATCGACTCCATTTAAAGCCGTAACACCATTAGGATAAGTCTTGTAGACTCCCTTCATTTCTATCATATTGCTTCACCTTAACTCCTTAATTGTTGTCACTCTAAGCTGCCATTTCTTCAATCAATGTAACGTACAAGTCACAGTCCTCGTTCATTATAACATCTAATTTCGATATTATTAGACATAAAATTATTACATTTATATTTCAAGAATATCGTGATATAGATAAAATTCGTCAAATCTTTTAAAAATCCTGCCGGCTTTTGGAGAGCTGATAACCGTTAAAATACCGTGATATCAGAGATATTTCCGATAGTGGGAAAATACATAATGTGAAATTCTGATTTGCAATTTTAAAAAAATGGCATACAGCCGCTAAAAAACCCGACTGAATTTCAGTCGGGTTCATTAAGTATAAAGATTCTTATTTCTTTGCTGCTAACCAGTTGGCCAAGTTTTCAACATTTTCCACGTTTCCACCTTGGGCCGGCATTTGGCCTTTACCATTTTTAATAATATCAGCAATTTCATCTGCAGAATATTTAGATCCAACTTGAGTTAGGTTAGGGCCTACTGCTCCTGTAAGATCCCCGCCGTGACAACTGGCACAGCTTTGCTCATAAGCTTGCTCTGCTGCTTGAGTATCAACGTCTCCACCAGCTTGCTCCTGACTCGTTGAACCTCCCCCGTTATCTCCTCCGCCAGTGTCAGTCCCTTCATCACCGCCTCCGCCTCCACAGGCACCTAAGACTAATGCTGTTCCAAACAATGCTGTTAACAATTTCTTATTCATTCTTGTACCTCCTTGTAGATAAAAATAGCCATGATAGTTTTTAGTATAACCCATTTAAATTGCTTTAAAACCATTTTCTTCTAAAGATTTCCTTCTAGGGACAACACATATAGCTAAAACCTAATAAGATCTGTTTATAGTGTAACCATCTTTATAATTTTGATGCTTCTTTTTCAACAAATTCTTGAAGACCTCGTTACGCATATCCTTCCTCGACCATATACTGAATTGTCGGCTTGTCCACAATTGTAAGTATTTCTTTCGGCATCGCTTTCGTGGCAGGAAAGAAGGGGTTTAGGTTGCGCGATTGAGCCGCTATTTAGTTTTATTCGTGACTTTCTCATTATTTCCGCGAAGAAAGTTTCATATTCAAACGCAAAAACGAAAATCCCTTGTCTAAGCATGACAAGGGGAACGATTAATTCATTTTAGATCGTAAATAAGCATTTATAAATTTATCGAGTTCACCGTCCATGACAGCCTGGGAGTTCCCATTTTCTACATTCGTACGGTGGTCCTTTACCATCGAATAAGGATGAAAAACGTAAGAACGAATTTGACTGCCCCAGCCGATTTCTTTCTGCTCGCCACGGATGTCGTCAATCTCAGCTTGCTGGCGCTCGATTTCCAACTGGTAGAGCTTAGACTTTAACATCTTCATTGCCTGCTCACGGTTTTTAATTTGAGAACGCTCGGACTGACAAGTAACCACCGTGTTTGTTGGGAGGTGAGTGATTCGAACAGCTGAATCTGTCGTGTTGACATGCTGCCCGCCCGCCCCGCTTGAACGGTAAGTATCAATCTTCAAGTCCTCTGTCCGCACATCAATTTC comes from the Halobacillus shinanisalinarum genome and includes:
- the cccB gene encoding cytochrome c551, which codes for MNKKLLTALFGTALVLGACGGGGGDEGTDTGGGDNGGGSTSQEQAGGDVDTQAAEQAYEQSCASCHGGDLTGAVGPNLTQVGSKYSADEIADIIKNGKGQMPAQGGNVENVENLANWLAAKK
- a CDS encoding ABC transporter substrate-binding protein, with the protein product MKLHKKTSFFTVLALFTLIVLAACGSTNEEETNAEGTSASDESSYTVEHAMGTTEISGTPEKVVILTNEGTEALLSMGVKPVGAVESWLGDPWYNHISEDMQGVEVVGVESEINLEKIASLKPDLIIGNKMRQEDMYSKLSQIAPTVFSETLRGDWQENFKLYAKALNREDKGEEVLNDFDAHVEKVRKSLGDKVNQEISVVRFMAGTTRIYWKDSFSGIILEQIGFNRVEEQKKLFDEDNKMGVFAVEVGKELIPEMDGDHIFHFTYAPDGDKEALATEEEWTTNPLWKKLSAVQEGNVKKVDDAIWNTAGGVIAANKMLEDIEEYFK
- the ftsE gene encoding cell division ATP-binding protein FtsE; this translates as MIEMKGVYKTYPNGVTALNGVDVHIDQGEFVYIVGPSGAGKSTFTKLMFREEKPSEGSVIVNDYNLATIKERKVPYLRRNIGVVYQDFRLLPRLTVYENVAFALEVIEESPNQIRRRVMDVLDQVRLKNKARFIPDELSGGEQQRVSIARAIVNHPKLLIADEPTGNLDPDTSWEIMHILEEINGNGTTVLMATHSQEIVNTIRRRVIAIEDGQIVRDEARGEYGYEI
- a CDS encoding murein hydrolase activator EnvC family protein, producing the protein MKKINTAMFAVLFVAGSLLSTTGSVLANSELDNVKDKLNDLQGEQGSVNEQQGEISEKKEETQSKISENEEEQSETESQIASIDKELSETQEKLRAKEDEIKKNEEAIQRNEAEIKKLEEEIKALKKRIEKREELLTERLRAMQQSGGDIKYLEVIMGSQNFGDFIDRASAVTTIMDQDKDIMDTHMAEKKLLEEKKVEVEERKQELEKQKQELEKQKQELDAIKQELDGKLAEKEELMADLELQHEQLHKHKMDLEEEQSILSNQEATIQQAIENAKSEQSQIQAEIERQQELERQRELERQREAAAAKEAQAGSSDANSDSDSGSSSNSNSVSASSSPAPEPTPAPVASSSNFMRPASGPVTSGYGPRGGSQHPGIDIGGNGRPVVAAASGTVLKSYYSSSYGNVVFITHYIDGQVYTTVYAHMQNRNVSTGQSVSKGTQLGLMGTTGNSTGPHLHFELHEGSWNASKSNSTNPRNYVNF
- a CDS encoding NAD(P)H-dependent flavin oxidoreductase, with the translated sequence MWNQTKLTETLDIKFPIIQAGMAGGVTTSEIVASVSNAGALGSLGAGYMDPKEMQTLIQDIKQKTKHPFAVNVFVPETPKHNPEQIEKANKLLQPFLNDLAIKANDGEVPRVFEQQIDKIIEEQVPICSFTFGIPSKPVIDKLKEHHILLVGTATTVKEAILNEEAGMDAVVAQGSEAGGHRGTFDRPFENSMIGTMSLVPQTVDHVSIPVIAAGGIMDARGVIAALMLGAQGVQMGTAFVTSEESGAKKQHKEAITTSTEDATTVTTTFSGKPARGIDNQFIQEMRQHENILPDYPIQNTLTKGIRKAAAEQNKPHYMSLWAGQSPLLSQKTSATDLLLSIIKDTEVILTTFNNDS
- a CDS encoding D-alanyl-D-alanine carboxypeptidase family protein, with the translated sequence MKKMLLIITAVITIYSLLVPTTFAQSDASPPTIVSEAAIVMDAKSGEVIYEKNAKAQKYPASLTKIATAIYTIENADLDEKVTVSKNARHTEGTRVYLEEGEQVTLKKLLQGLLINSGNDAGVAIAEHLSGTVDQFATEINNYLKNDIGVKNTHFKNPHGLFNSEHVTTAEDLATITRYAMENEVFRNIFGTKKFEWSGEAWDTTLFSHHKLMRKKPYEEIITGGKTGYVDQSGFTLATTAKKENVSLIIITLNSDAQRGAYNDTMKLLEYGFGNFETSSIPKGTTFVGEGTDYITSKKLYFTHPLNEQVKKEVKEDGSLHITDQNGKILSSFQLSEINNDTEDVRQAKSMSTVDSGLPMENQLPNLFISIGLSIVDLFYKYT
- the ftsX gene encoding permease-like cell division protein FtsX encodes the protein MKFRTLGRHTREGSKSVWRNGWMTVSAIGAVTTTLLLVGVFLALMLNLNEIASNIEDDVEVKVLLELTASEEQITNLREQIEDISEVGAISFSSKEEELNQLIDSLGDKGQAFELFKQSNPLNDAFVIKPENLIDAVDIAEEIEQMEHVYQVDYGEEVAQQIFQFNQYARTIGLALIIGLVFTAIFLISNTIKITIIARRKEIGIMKLVGATNSFIRWPFFIEGLLLGVLGSIIPIAAVGTGYYYLYFNLRDKIQFEFIELLPFYPFALQLSGIILAIGAFIGVWGSVMSVRKFLKV
- a CDS encoding spore coat protein, whose product is MNPYHSGYVEVPPLLYSMKNPSSADAFGHHSFSHDNKWIALESHAASKSMAETNFTSALMMRDTNVRYAHIEMALQQITLQEGFAEVIKQRGWSFSPHVGVADQINTYQHFQTLFHEYN